In one Bacteroides sp. genomic region, the following are encoded:
- a CDS encoding ATP-binding cassette domain-containing protein, which produces MALDTIIELQNVSVFQKNVLVLTEVSLEIERGEFCYLIGRTGTGKSSLLKILYGDLPMVDGYAKVAGFEMKGIKEKQIPFLRRKIGIVFQDFQLLTDRSVKDNLLFVMKATGWNDKVAMEERLEDVLEKVGLRTKGFKMPHQLSGGEQQRVVVARALINDPDIILADEPTGNLDPETSEGIMDLMFEISKTGRAVLMATHDYRLFDKFPARIFKCEGGRVIDVNGAKQVAEDVEDNSKEQGEEE; this is translated from the coding sequence ATGGCCCTTGACACCATTATCGAATTGCAGAATGTTTCCGTATTCCAGAAAAATGTGCTGGTGCTTACGGAAGTAAGCCTGGAAATAGAACGCGGCGAATTTTGTTACCTGATTGGACGTACCGGGACCGGTAAGAGCAGTCTGCTGAAAATTCTCTATGGTGATTTGCCTATGGTGGATGGATATGCCAAGGTGGCTGGATTTGAAATGAAAGGGATCAAAGAAAAACAGATTCCTTTTCTGCGCCGAAAAATCGGCATTGTATTCCAGGACTTTCAGCTGCTTACCGACCGTTCGGTGAAGGACAACCTGCTGTTCGTAATGAAGGCAACGGGCTGGAACGATAAGGTGGCCATGGAGGAGCGCCTGGAAGACGTGCTGGAAAAGGTAGGCCTGCGCACGAAGGGATTTAAAATGCCACACCAGCTTTCAGGGGGGGAGCAACAAAGGGTGGTCGTTGCACGTGCCCTCATCAATGATCCTGACATCATCCTGGCCGACGAGCCTACGGGAAATTTGGATCCCGAAACCAGTGAAGGGATCATGGACCTGATGTTTGAAATCAGCAAAACCGGGCGTGCCGTATTAATGGCTACCCACGACTACCGGCTTTTTGATAAGTTTCCTGCACGCATTTTCAAATGCGAAGGGGGAAGGGTGATTGATGTGAATGGAGCAAAGCAGGTTGCTGAAGATGTGGAAGATAATTCAAAAGAACAGGGAGAGGAAGAATAA